In Planctomycetaceae bacterium, a single genomic region encodes these proteins:
- the murF gene encoding UDP-N-acetylmuramoyl-tripeptide--D-alanyl-D-alanine ligase: MFPLTVEQLCQVTGGLATGSANPDDVVRNVVIDSRLAGPGSAFFALQGNQVHGMNFADDAVARGAVVVVLDGRFSESITSADGSGPATVLVPCATAALAQLAVRNRRYSEALVLGITGSVGKTTTRRMIFAVLEAAFRGVQSPRNFNNELGVPLSLLQLSAGDEFAVIEMAAAGSGEISELAGIARPDFAVVTRITPAHLDGFGSLKSVQQTKSELVRALTADGTAILNADDPLVRQMADLTKANVVLFGESADASVRAESVHVENSKLSVTVGSETFAVPASGRHHLTSLLAAIAVGRELGLSSQQINLGLSRYVPESGRCCVLEVGSWTVIDDTYNASPASVAAAADLLQHWSTSARRLLVLGDMLELGDQAEEFHFSVGARLAQASIDHVLVFGSHATDTAEGFLESGGRPGGISVFEDVSTLLAILDVQLSPGDVVLVKGSRSLQMERVIAALRAAHEQQPATIAMKRPAANTVHSAPPEFDDTYTARRA, from the coding sequence ATGTTTCCGCTAACCGTTGAACAACTGTGCCAGGTGACCGGAGGACTCGCGACCGGCAGTGCGAATCCGGACGATGTCGTTCGAAACGTCGTTATCGACAGCCGCCTGGCCGGTCCCGGCAGCGCATTCTTCGCGCTGCAGGGCAATCAGGTTCACGGGATGAACTTTGCGGATGACGCGGTCGCCCGTGGAGCCGTCGTGGTCGTCCTGGACGGCCGGTTTTCCGAATCCATCACTTCGGCGGACGGCAGCGGACCGGCGACCGTACTTGTCCCCTGTGCCACCGCCGCACTCGCGCAGCTCGCTGTGAGAAATCGACGGTACTCGGAAGCTCTGGTGCTGGGAATCACCGGCAGCGTCGGCAAGACGACCACGCGGCGGATGATCTTTGCTGTGCTGGAAGCCGCATTCCGAGGTGTTCAGAGCCCCCGGAACTTCAACAACGAACTGGGCGTTCCTCTCAGCCTGCTGCAGTTGTCGGCGGGTGACGAATTCGCGGTTATCGAAATGGCGGCGGCCGGTTCCGGCGAAATCTCCGAACTCGCAGGGATCGCCCGACCGGACTTCGCCGTCGTGACCCGAATCACACCCGCACATCTTGACGGATTCGGTTCCCTGAAAAGCGTGCAGCAAACCAAGTCCGAGCTCGTCAGAGCGCTGACCGCCGACGGAACTGCAATTCTGAACGCCGACGATCCGCTGGTCCGGCAAATGGCCGACCTGACCAAAGCGAATGTCGTACTGTTCGGTGAATCCGCCGACGCGAGCGTTCGCGCGGAATCCGTGCACGTCGAAAACTCGAAGCTGTCCGTAACCGTTGGTTCGGAAACCTTCGCCGTGCCTGCTTCGGGACGACATCACCTGACGTCGCTGCTGGCCGCGATTGCCGTGGGTCGGGAACTGGGCCTGTCATCGCAGCAGATCAACCTGGGACTGTCGCGTTACGTTCCCGAATCGGGTCGATGCTGCGTCCTGGAAGTCGGTTCGTGGACCGTCATCGATGATACCTACAACGCCAGTCCGGCATCCGTTGCCGCAGCCGCCGATTTGCTGCAGCACTGGTCGACTTCCGCGCGCAGGCTGCTGGTGCTCGGCGACATGCTGGAACTTGGCGATCAGGCCGAAGAATTCCATTTCAGCGTCGGAGCCCGGCTGGCTCAGGCGTCGATCGACCATGTGCTGGTGTTCGGCAGTCACGCCACCGACACCGCGGAAGGATTTCTGGAATCCGGTGGCCGCCCCGGCGGGATTTCCGTGTTTGAAGACGTCTCCACGCTGCTGGCGATTCTGGACGTGCAACTTAGTCCCGGCGACGTTGTTCTGGTGAAAGGCAGCCGCAGTCTGCAGATGGAACGCGTGATCGCGGCACTTCGCGCGGCACATGAACAGCAGCCTGCCACGATCGCCATGAAACGCCCTGCCGCGAACACAGTGCACTCAGCGCCGCCAGAGTTCGACGACACCTACACCGCACGTCGAGCATGA
- a CDS encoding UDP-N-acetylmuramoyl-L-alanyl-D-glutamate--2,6-diaminopimelate ligase translates to MNANAISLQRLFPAASFVGCADVVVAGVSCDSRRVVPGDVFVALPGTRTDGHSYIRQAVAAGATAAIVRRPVSGLRLPQCVVDDVPVAYARLCMALAGNPQRSVKTAGITGTNGKTTTAFLLRSILEQSNCRCGLLGTVEFSDGLNSSAASMTTPTADVLAGMMSDMVRHGSNHCVMEVSSHALHQKRCSGLQLSAAAITNITQDHFDYHHTAENYRSAKAQIGTLLHGDAPLLLNTDDTGCRQLLQENSFSNPVISLGMSPDAELRAEVLSTTHRSQRIRLHLAQGDADVRLKLIGRHNVMNALFAAGLAEQLGIHLPQIIAGLERMVSIPGRLERIDEGQSFQVLVDYAHTPDALAHCLNAIRQFTPGRLICVFGAGGERDRSKRPLMAAAASAADSVVVTSDNPRSEDPGRIIEDVIRGFPPGCPFECEVDRERAILNAFRKAEPGDVVLIAGKGHESTQTIGDRTVPFDDRVVARRQLHEVIVSGPLTQIQPVYSVTRSA, encoded by the coding sequence ATGAATGCGAACGCGATCAGCCTACAGCGGTTGTTTCCGGCAGCCAGCTTTGTCGGCTGTGCTGATGTGGTCGTCGCCGGTGTTTCCTGCGACAGCCGCCGGGTTGTTCCTGGCGATGTTTTTGTCGCGCTGCCCGGAACCCGGACAGACGGGCACAGCTATATTCGACAGGCCGTTGCCGCGGGAGCCACTGCGGCCATTGTCAGACGGCCGGTGTCGGGACTGCGGCTGCCCCAGTGCGTCGTCGACGATGTGCCCGTGGCCTATGCACGCCTTTGCATGGCCCTGGCCGGAAATCCCCAGCGTTCGGTCAAGACCGCGGGAATCACCGGCACGAACGGAAAAACCACCACCGCATTTCTGCTGCGGTCAATTCTGGAACAGTCAAACTGCCGCTGCGGTCTGCTGGGCACAGTCGAATTCAGCGACGGCCTGAACAGTTCCGCGGCATCCATGACGACGCCGACGGCCGACGTCCTGGCCGGGATGATGAGCGACATGGTTCGCCACGGCAGCAACCACTGCGTGATGGAGGTCAGCAGTCATGCGCTGCACCAGAAGCGATGCAGCGGCCTGCAGTTGTCCGCCGCGGCGATCACCAACATCACTCAGGACCATTTTGACTACCATCACACGGCGGAAAACTATCGCAGCGCAAAGGCACAAATCGGCACGCTGCTGCACGGCGACGCTCCGCTGCTGCTGAACACCGACGACACCGGCTGCCGGCAGTTGCTTCAGGAAAACTCCTTCAGCAACCCCGTCATTTCCCTGGGAATGTCGCCGGACGCCGAACTGCGAGCCGAAGTGCTGAGCACCACGCATCGTTCGCAGCGAATTCGACTCCATCTGGCTCAGGGCGACGCCGATGTCCGGCTGAAGCTGATCGGTCGTCACAATGTCATGAACGCACTGTTCGCCGCCGGACTGGCCGAACAACTGGGAATCCATCTTCCGCAGATCATTGCCGGACTGGAACGCATGGTGTCAATTCCCGGCCGGCTGGAACGCATCGACGAAGGCCAGTCGTTTCAAGTGCTGGTCGACTACGCTCACACTCCCGATGCACTGGCACACTGCCTGAACGCGATCCGCCAGTTTACGCCCGGCCGACTAATCTGCGTCTTTGGAGCCGGCGGGGAACGCGATCGCAGTAAGCGCCCGCTGATGGCCGCCGCCGCGTCCGCTGCCGATTCCGTCGTCGTGACTTCCGACAACCCGCGATCCGAAGACCCCGGACGGATTATCGAAGACGTCATTCGGGGATTTCCGCCGGGCTGCCCGTTCGAATGCGAAGTGGATCGTGAACGAGCCATCCTGAACGCGTTCCGAAAAGCCGAACCCGGTGATGTTGTTCTGATCGCCGGCAAGGGTCACGAATCCACGCAGACCATCGGCGACCGAACCGTACCGTTTGACGATCGCGTTGTTGCCCGGCGCCAGTTGCACGAAGTCATCGTCAGTGGGCCGCTGACGCAGATTCAGCCCGTGTATTCGGTGACCCGGTCAGCGTGA